ccaaagtctgtcgcacacccatcgaaacgcttcgggatggagcatccattccgtcggctgtggagacgacggccgagacagtgtgtcgactagtacattggaaacccctggaatatggcgagcccgaagttgcaacggaatctcgtcaaccagcttgtagagacgataagtcaactgcagcagactgctggagtgggttccgccctgacggttgatataagccaccgcggtagtactgtctgtggctaccatgagagaggcgccTGACAGCATCTCTCGCCAATGAAAGATGACGTAACTGAcaacatctccaacaggttgatgtgtagatcggcttcatctggaaaccacagccaccaacagggactggactgcaaggcgactggtaaccggatcagcaaatctgcgttattgtactgaatgcatggattcagaaacaaactggataccgcgacctctaagcataaaatgttgcgccgacgtcaaaattactcttgcaatgatacttcatgaaacagtaatagagtGATTCAGGAATCAAGACATCGGAAACAGCGACCCCGTGATACAGGCAAGAGCCAAGACAGCGTAGCAACTCGCTACGCTACATGCCCGATATACCTGGAAGTGAAGCAACGCAAAACAGCAACCGGCTAAAATCCACGGCCGTCACACCACCCGGTGCGAAACAGCAGCAGAGACCATCTAGACAGCATCGGTCACGAACTCTGGCGGTAACAACAGTAAACGTCAGTGAGTTGATAAGCCGCAATGAACCATAGGAAAACGGTGACGGTAAAACCCCCGTACCACGTGATGGCAACTGGATAACTTCCGGAACCAGCGGAAGTAGCGactgtcttgcatcgccaccggatatagagaacgatctgccgaatgtcgctgaaccttcctcgaacaagagaatatcggtgcacgggatctcaacacaagtgaccggaccagtagactttcttcgtcaccaacccggaacgcttgtaacgtcgaccccttcacggcaaagagccgtatgtagaccacaggtctgccaagattaccggcttgtgctgaaagtcaagaatggatcgcttcaggcaagtcggttgacgatagtgtgcaatcgtagtgcacatcgacgtcacggaagatataaggtagaccaacatcaaagtcgacggctagaacaaggcatatcctctggcatcctgcacatgaggagttatggtcgccatgtacaacatgtacgctgaactgaagccatcgacaggacgtgccaatctgtaagttctaggaagacgtctggtcccgccggaaacagcgtcatccaaGGCCGGCGTcacaccgttgaaggataggTTGAAGACGGGATACGTTCGTTGTGACGAATGGGGAACGGCACAAACGAAGTCTACTCAAGTAAACCGACATCGGATCAGTCCTCAAACGGAAACCTTCTAGAATGGTGCGAGTGGACTGTGAAGTGACGAAAGCATATACACCGCAGCGAGACAAAcagtcacagccatgtgggtcactgcgtccggatcttctataacggaaggtgccgacgcatcatctggaaaatcggtcagtaacctggcacaggcacttcgatccaatgtactggctgcatcggaaacacggaccgtggacggtcccgtcaggagccggtgtaaccctgaacgccgaatcagctgccgactggtgtggacggtacgatgtacacggaccggcaggagccggtggaaccctggacactgcaccacttcgatcgatcacgGGACGACGGTACCGAACGGTGAGCCGATGACGCAATTTTCCAATTCGTTACAGGGCTCCGTCTGCTTGCTGGAACAACGATACGCACGGGCCAGTTACTGGTAGCCGTGTAAACCGACGGGGGCCTGTGGCAGCCAACGATCGAATGCCGATATCTGCCGGTGGAACCTCCGTGGCGATCATCGAACCCGGACCCTTCTTGGCTGAAACCGGTGGATGGGCCAGCGGCGGTAGCATATCAGATATGACAGCCAGACAATCCCTCAGTGACAAGTGGTCCGCcgcatccagatcttccagcaccgcatgaaccgatacatcatcagaaagtcacgtagcacccgtgaacaggccagtcgctctggtcatggcccgatggagataccggagaaccggaccgtgggcggtcccgtgtggataccaaggaacggatgaccacatcgtcgttggatgtggcaaggacggcaacatgtcgtagacagccgccaagcaatccctcatagtcatatggtccgtagagtcgggctcttcaatgacagatgccgCAGGCGCTTCATCACCAAAGTCTCGTAGAACTCGAGCACAGGCCAATCGATGTACCGTAATGGAAGCCGCTGGTTAAACCGAACCGTGGATGGTCCCGTCTAGCCCTCGGAGGCCTTGGAAGCCACATCAAATGAAGGTTGGCGCTGACGATCTgtggaacccgtagggagccatacaggtcatgtggaacggctacggtcccggctccgatgcgccgaaggggacttccccgccgaagatcggtgagccttggaatccgtggagcgtctatctgaatgagccggcttcttagagggctgcgtagagaccgcaggcctgtcatccgaagtcttaagtaacggtggagctgaagaagccgcaccccctgaagaggggactggaaccggacctgaccccgAACTCGCCGATTTAGGTAAGGTcgccattgacgccattgtttcttccagcatggtcggtagaattgaacgtaactcttccgccacggagtcagcaatcgaaggcgaagattccaccttcttggtcctcgaagattccaccttcttggtcctcgctgacaccaccttcaggtaagccgcgaactcgacatcagACAAGCCCGCACAAAGGTCGCATCTAGAAGTGAGGCCACACGAACACGACAACCTGGGTCGCCGCCGGCTAACTTCTTGCAGCGTAACACGCTCGAACTAGTCGCCTGAACATTAtcagatatgataatagtaatttttcaatctgtgaaaagaaagaaaaaccaaccataacacaaatacaaagccggtaaataaagacgccattttgcaaatggcgtccgacacgacaaccggcgatataacaacatttcatgtaattaacacttggcaagtcaagcgaaatacgcgaaagacatatgaaagctaacgaaagctaacgaaaattaaggtgaaaaacatttcacccaaacacaaagccagtcaacacagacgccattttgcaaatggcgtccgacacgacaaccggcaatataaaacaacatttcatgtaattaaacgcttggAAGTCAAGTGAAATACGCGAAaagaacatacgaaagctaatgaaaacgaaggtgaaaaacatttcacccaaacactaatacaaaaccaaaggtcttataaaagttgactccaaacagagccaagcaaaaggacgtccagaccctttagcgaagagaaaaagaaggaagttacagtcatgtgaccggaactagagagcagtatgcagtagaagaatttaggccatcccattggctgttgggatgttcggaccagaccacttgcgtgggggggaggtgcacttgtttgaggacaggtaatgtctatagaaataactcatctaaaatatcataaaaatactTACTGATTTAAATATgaagtttattttatgtatttctaaaacatttaagtcaatatatgtcaataaaaattataaacttgtacccattCAACacggtttttgtcaaaaattaatccagtagtctaaaggttaaatctggaaggaaggaaatttgattctatttacagttatatgacgttggacttatggttaagaaccacaaagatattgagagaggaaatctgctgtcgccacttcataggctactcttttcggttagcagcaagggatcttttatatgcaccatctcacagacaggatatcaaataccacagcctttgatataccagtcatggtgcactggctagagcgagaaaggTTAAATCAATGTGAGATGAAACCAAAGtcaactaaataaaaacaagtcAGCAGCTGtgaaactaataaaaataccttttaaaaaatatatctgaatacattaatcaatacatgtagtttgagtTGAACACCTAAATTTGCACTTGTCTAGTTAACCGATTTCTGTGCAATTCTGTGTCCAGCTGAGACCACACCAATCACACTTTGGGTGAATGTTCTGCCATTAAATTATGTTATGCTTCTATATAAATGTGAATGGTTCATTGTCACTCTTACCACAAGCCTTCATTCCGGATATATTTGATCTGATCCTTGTACAGGATACTGACTATCTCTGCTTTCACTCTGTCGCCTTCTTTAATAGGTTCCACTATCACAAAATCacctaaaaacaattaaattttaacttattaAATATCAATTCAAAATGTAATCTTTTCAATAACAAAGTCTCAACATGCACACtagatgttaaaataaatataaaacttaGTATCTAAACTGATTAAAGGTATGATCATATTCTTCTTTTACAAaatacccaaacaaaaacaaaacaaaacacacaaaaaaagaagaagaagaaaaaaaacagaagagaaaaaagaaaagaagaagctACGTACGTGGTATTAAAATTCAATGCATGATAttggtatttttggggtgatttaccttggTATTGGTACTGTAATTGGTATTGACACAATACTGATATTTATACAGAATTCCATGCACAGGGCTTTCTCCtggtttagggttaggtttcGTTCAAGAATACCAACATGATGTTCATATTTCGTAATCCAATATCAAATTCCTCTGAGAAAATTGgacatattggattttttttggtaaaaaaaaaaggattgtTCATGCTATTCCGTAACACATTAGGTTCATTCCATCTTATTACTCATATGGGCAGAAAAAAGTGGCGAGAGAACGGGTCTTCCACTAGATATATTTTGACGTCATAATCAGTGCTTCACTAAAGGCTTTGACGTCACAACGTCAGCTGATAATTTTAGTGCGTGCAACGGTTAATTAAgtgtaaaaatatttccatggtggcagtcatgtcaacaactagCTTACATCATCAGAGATATGTACGTCACAGCTATGGCGCAACGCTGTCTCTTtttctcaacttgcaaacttgttttcaataacagtatcatttgaaaatcttcaaaaaattataaagattgataatgggtaataaagagaataccTAACTTGCTACTCGGCAATACTGTTGATCTTGCACTAGCTAACCgatatgggcgggacgtagcccagtggtaaagtattcgcttgatgcgcggtcggtttgggatcgatctctgtcagcgggcccactgggctatttctcgttccagccaatgcaccatgactggtatatcaaaggctgtggtatgtgttatcctgtctgtgggatagtgcatataaaagatctcttgctgctaattgaaaagagtagctcatgaagtggcgacagcgggtttcctctctcaatatctgtgtagtccttagccatatgtccgacaccatataaccgtaaataaaatgtgttgagtgcgtcgttaagcaaaacatttcctttagtgaactgatgttgtccttcccTCACCAATGGCTCGGAATggacaacattaattcacttgTGCAAGATAATTAATATTGCCTTGTAGCTCATTGAGTAGGGGTGTAACGATATAcatgaatacatatatatgtaatacaattTAGGTTTCCAATTCACACTAACCAAAACGCAATAAcaatttgattgttttgatgagagtattttattagtatatGCAATGTAACTTCAATATTCAAGTGTTTAATTAGCTGATTAAAGCCtaataaatttgtataattCTTAACGAGAACTCTGGCAATACAAATATGCTTTTTAAACTGATTAATACAAATCAAATAACAAAACAGCCATAAACTGTGCACTGCACTTTTTTGTGCAAATGTGGATATGTTACTGTTCCTTAAAAACAACGTGATTCTTGACCAGACAATAGACACTCCCGTGATTAATtggtttttacttttaaaaactaaaataaatactgtTCTTCCTTTCACCAAaactttttcaattttatattcaaGGAGCTGAATAAATATTCGGATTATTCACCTCATTTCCGtgatatgtaatatattttattaccccagcaggcacccATAAcggagaaaataaaaatatcaattatcatgcattggtctaacaaacaatactattggatgatttgacgcttacaaatcaatgaccttgttggtactaaaaatgacgtcatcacgatttggcaaacacacacaatgaagTCATGTAGAttaaagagtttgcatttatggctgtctgtttttggtgctaaatttataacaaaatgtcattttaatgcaattcattatagattctgtaccagataaaaaaaacaagtacttttgtttttgatattatctatgaacgtgattaaataacAAAGTTAGAGCAATACtaagaacagtgcgtaaagtggtttatatcgtttctatacatgtacgtgcatgtgtgtcgaaaataaaggcttttagagaaaaaatagctcagatatttaatagaataacaaattcggtaccagttattaccaaatttatgtcccgagtgaaataattgttatttgtcactcactaaagctcgtgacaagtgaaaattatttcactcgggacataaatttaataataactggaagcttgtttattatcctctttGTATTCACCACCATGTGCATTCGTTACATCCTTAtcgttgagtattctctaaatACTCCCTTTGTCCCTAGGAGCTTTATATGCTATTCTATTGACATGATCGGCTGCTTTTTGTCTGAATTcaacgaaaatgcctgaatctgaataacatttattcatattggcattactgccaaacagctatatataaggttgcaaacgaaACACTGTGCATTTTCACATGGATTAAAaccaatattgtgggtagaaagATGGGaaaacatggtgaaaaggtttcagaccACCTCATTTTGCCTGAAAATCTCATAATTTTTTGCtagaatttgaggatttgtgCCAGAACTGCCCTCCTGTCTCATACACATTCATTTGCATTCGCTTTCCTGTCAATTCATTGGAAATATGATGTCCATACACTCTTCTTGTCAGCCAGTTTGTGTTAGTGAAATGTtgccatatatattttatagggTTTTTCAATACCAACATTTTAGTATTTTGAGATTTGCTTGGTTGTGTAAATTGGTACTGACACAATATTGCTATCTTACAGTATATGTGGTATATCACccatcttaaaaaaaaaaaaaaaaaaaagtaaagaagAAACGcattaatacaaattttacaCTAGAACATACAGCAGTATtagcataaaatatatcaaacctCTTTTTATCCAAACATTTTTTCTGAACTTAGTTGGCATAGAAACAAGatatttcttttgttcagcAGTTTCAACTTCATGCAGATTGTTTCCACGACTAGCAGTCACCTATAATAAAGAGAATACCTTTCTGTTaacaacttaatttttttttttttatatccatgTTAAAGGAATTGTCctgtgtttgttgtcattattaaGATATTACCGACTATCAGAACCCTTTAAACgagtaaaattacatatttcagGAAATACAGTTTCTTGTGTAGATATTAGTATCTGTTACATACAGTCTGTCTggcaggatatagcccagtggtaa
This DNA window, taken from Gigantopelta aegis isolate Gae_Host chromosome 4, Gae_host_genome, whole genome shotgun sequence, encodes the following:
- the LOC121371351 gene encoding probable RNA-binding protein EIF1AD — encoded protein: MSKATKRKHVTREVLNEFVTPQGNQEIVKVTASRGNNLHEVETAEQKKYLVSMPTKFRKNVWIKRGDFVIVEPIKEGDRVKAEIVSILYKDQIKYIRNEGLCEWFPV